TGCAGACAGAGAAATTACTATGGTTGCCATTTTATTGATGACGCATGCGCCGCTGGGATCGGCCTTCATTGCCGCTGCCACCCATGTGTTTCGTGGCCGGCCGGAACGGCTCGAAGCCATCGATGTGCAGGCTGATCAAAACACCGATGAAGTCAATCAACTCGCGCGTGCCGCCGTCGAACGACTCAATGACGGTTCGGGCGTGCTGGTAATGACCGACATCATGGGAGGCACGCCATCGAATTGTTGCCGCGCTTTGGGTGAGCCCGATCAAGTGGCGATTATCGCCGGCATCAGTTTGCCGATGTTGTTGCGTGCCATCACTTACCGCAGCGATGTACTCGATGTGGTGGTGGAAATGGCGCTGGCCGGCGGGCAAAATGGTGCGCTGCGCATCGATAACCGGGTGCGCTTGGGGCCGAATTGAATGAACTGACTGCGCGCTTGGCGCGCAATGGTGTTGCATAAATGCGTGGTCATGGTGTAAAAGTCTGCTTGAGGCCATCTCACTGAGGCCATCTCACGCCATCGAATTAGAAAGCAAAGCATGATTCAAAAAGAAATCGAAATCGTTAATAAATTAGGCTTGCACGCGCGTGCCTCAGCAAAATTCACGCAAACCGCCAGCAAATTCAAATGCGAAGTCTGGGTGACACGCAACAGTCGCCGCGTCAACGGCAAATCCATCATGGGCGTCATGATGTTGGCTGCCGGCAAGGGTAGTAAAATTATGCTCGATACCGAAGGTGTCGACGAGCTGGAATGCATGGAAGCCATGCAAGCCTTGATCAGTGACAAATTTGGCGAAGGCGAATAAGCATTCGACTCGGTCAATGACGCAACCGTGGTAGAATTAATAACAAGATTGCCTTTTTATTAATTCATTAAGTATATTTGCAACTTAGGGAGACTCGGCATGGCATCATTTACATTGCAAGGCATCCCGGTTTCCCGCGGCATTGCGATTGGTCGCGCTCATCTGCTGCGACCGGCTGCGCTTGATGTCGAACATTATTTGATTGCCCAAGAGCAGGTGGAAGCCGAAGTATTGCGCTTGCAGGCGGCGTTGGCCGAGGTGCATAAAGAATTGCAAGCGATCTGGGCCGATTTGCCGGCCGATGCGCCGACCGAACTCGGTGCCTTTATCGACGTCCATGTGCTGATTCTGTCTGACCCTATGGTGTCGGAAGCCCCGCTCGATATTATCCGCAGCCGCCACTACAATGCCGAATGGGCGCTGGTGACTCAGGTCGATGAATTATCGGCCCAGTTCGATGAAATTGAAGATGAATATCTGCGCGAACGCAAAGCCGATATTCAGCAAGTCGCCGAACGCGTGCTCAAAGTCTTGACCGGCAGCGCACACGCCGTACCACGCGCCGAGGGCATCGATGAGCGCAGTGCCAATATGATCGTGGTCGCGCGCGATATTTCGCCGGCCGACATGATGCAGTTTCGCGATGCCGCCTTTGCCGGCTTTGTCACCGACGAGGGTGGCCAAAATTCGCATACTGCGATTGTCTCGCGTAGCCTTGGCATTGCTGCCGTAGTTGGCATGGGCAATGCTTCGCAATTGATCGACCAAGATGACTGGCTCATCATCGACAGCGATGCCGGCGTCGTGATCGTGGCCCCGACTTCGCAAGTGCTGGAACAGTACCGGGAACGCCAACTGCGGCTGCAAAAGCAGAGAAAAAAACTCGGCAAGCTGAAAAAAACCCCGGCCATTACCCAAGATGGGGTCGAAATCAGCTTGCTGGCGAATATAGAAATGCCCGAAGACGCCGCGTTGGCGCTCGAAGCCGGGGCCGCCGGCGTCGGCTTGTTCCGCTCCGAATTTTTGTTTATGGAACGCAGCGGCCATGAACATGTGCTGCCGACCGAAGAAGAACAATTTCTCGCTTATCGGCGTGCCGTCGAAGGCATGAAAGGGCGGCCGGTGACGATCCGCACGCTCGACGTCGGTGGCGACAAACCCTTGACCGCCAACGATCACTCGATACTCAACCCGGCGCTGGGTTTGCGTTCAATTCGCTATTGCTTATCGGAACCGCAATTATTCCTCACGCAATTGCGAGCGATCTTACGCGCTTCGGTGTTTGGCCCGGTAAAAATCCTCATCCCGATGATGGCGCATAGTTTTGAAGTCGATCAAACCTTGGCCTTGATCGCCCAGGCCAAAGCAGCGCTCGATGCCGAACACAAGCCCTATGACCGCGCCATTCCTATCGGTGCGATGATAGAAATTCCGGCGGCGGCGCTGGCGCTGCCACTGTTCATCCGCAAGCTCGACTTTCTCTCCATCGGTACCAATGATTTGATCCAATATACGCTGGCGATAGACCGGGCCGATCATGAAGTGGCCCACCTTTACGACGACTTGCATCCAGCTATACTGTTGCTGCTGCAAACTATCGTCAGTACCGCTAAAAAAGCCGCGATTCCGGTCTCTATTTGCGGTGGCATGGCCGGCGATCTGCGCCTGACGCGCTTGTTGATCGGCATGGGCTTTCGCGAACTGTCGATGCCGGCTGCTTTGCTGCCGGAAATTAAACAAGCGATTCTCAATACCAATTTGTCGGTGCTGGAACCCTATGTCAAAAAAATCTTGCGTAGCTACGAACCGCAACTGATTCGTGAAACTCTGGCGGCCATGGCGCTGGCTGAGGCCGAGAGCGAAATCGCGGCGCTGTAATCGGTCTGGCCGCATGCATAGTGTTTGACGGCTGCCGCTGATTTGGTTATCCTCGAAAGATTGCGCCGATTTGAAAATCAGCTTGCGGGCGCAGTTCGGACCTTGTCCGGACCATAAATACGGCTAAAGCGAGCTTGCATGGCTTCCATCGAGTCCCCCTTTTAGCCTTCCTTGAATTTTTTTAAACGAGAATTTCTCGATGGAAGTGTGTATGTCTGTTTCACCTCAATCGGTCGGTCCGGTCACGCCACAAGCGTGGTTCTTTGAAGAAGCGCTGCCGCTGCAGAGCGGTGCCGTCCTTGCCGCTTACACCTTGATGATAGAAACTTACGGCACCCTCAATGCTGAAAAGTCGAATGCGGTGTTGATTTGTCATGCACTCAATGCCTCGCACCATGTGGCCGGCTATTATCCCGAGCAAACAAAAAACGTCGGTTGGTGGGATAACATGATCGGACCCGGCAAACCGGTTGATACCGATCATTTCTTCGTCATCGGCGTGAATAATCTTGGCTCGTGTTTCGGTTCCACCGGCCCCATGCATATCAATCCTGCCAGCGGCAAGCCCTATGGTGCCGATTTCCCGGTGGTGACGGTGGAAGACTGGGTGAATGCCCAGGCCCGCGTGGCCGACCGCTTCGGCATCGCTCAATTCGCCGCCGTCATGGGTGGCTCGCTTGGTGGTATGCAGGCGCTGGCTTGGAGCATTCTGTATCCACAGCGTTTACAACATTGCGTGGTGATTGCCTCGACGCCGAAATTATCGGCCCAGAACATCGCCTTCAATGATGTCGCGCGTCAGGCAATTCTGACCGATCCCGATTTTCACGGTGGTGATTTTTACGCCCATGGTGTGGTGCCACGCAATGGCTTACGGGTGGCACGCATGATCGGTCACATCACCTATCTGTCGAATGACGATATGGCGGAAAAATTTGGCCGTGATTTGAAATCTGACGATTACCAATTCGGCTTTGGCGTCGACTTCGAAATCGAATCGTATTTGCGCTATCAAGGAGACAAGTTCTCCGACTATTTCGATGCCAACACCTACCTGCTGATCACCAAGGCACTCGATTACTTCGACCCGGCCCGCCATACCGGCGGCGACTTACAGCGCGCGCTGGCCCAGACTGCCGCCAAATTCTTGCTGGTCTCGTTCTCCACCGACTGGCGCTTTGCGCCCGAGCGCAGCCGCGAAATCGTGCGCGCCTTGGTGAGTAACCAACGCACCGTCAGTTATGCCGAAATCGATGCGCCACACGGGCATGATGCTTTTTTGCTCGACGATCCGCGCTACCTGAATCTCATCGCCGCGTATTTTGCGCGCATTGCCACTGAGGTGGCTGGAAAGCCGACATGAATTTTTCTGAATTAAGCCGTCTGCGTCCTGACCTCGCCTTCATTGCCGATTGGATCAAACCACAGACCCAAGTACTCGATGTCGGTTGCGGCGACGGCGTGATGCTCGACTATTTGCAAACCGACCGCGCCTGCCATGGCTATGGCATCGAGATCGCCGACGACAAAGTGCTCGAATGCGCCCGTCGCCACATCAATGTGATCCAGCAGGATATGGAAAATGGCCTCGGCATGTTCGATGACAATGCCTTCGACACCGTGCTGTGTCTGTCCTCGTTGCAAATGATGAAGCATGTCGAACCGCTGTTGCGTGATATTGCGCGGGTCGGACGCGAAGCCATCGTCTCATTCCCGAACTTCGGTTACTGGCCGCACCGAACCGCGCTGTTGATGGGCAAGATGCCGGTGTCGAAAAGTCTGCCATACCAGTGGTACGACACACCGAATGTGCGCTGTGCAACGATCTATGATTTTTCCGATCTGGCGCAGGAAGTCGGGCTGGAAGTCATGGAATGTGTCGCGCTGCATGAGGGAAAACCGGTGACCTGGCTACCGAACTGGCGTGGCAGTTTGGCGGTATTTCGTTTGCGTAAGCTTCCTTCGCCGAAACGCGTGCAGTCCCTTTAAAACCGCCATATCGGCAGCATCTCAAACACTGCTTTGTACTATGATGGATTCATGATGAAATGCTCGACTTCTCTGCTGATAGGGCTGGCCGCTTGGCAGTTCGGTGCTACCGCACTGGCGCAGGAGCGCGCCGCTGACGACGGCGTTAAAGTCGGCAATATGTCGATGTTTCGCAAGCTGGCACCAACCGGCACCTTGGAAAAACAAGCGGCTGCCCAGTATGCCCAAACCATAGGGCAGGCGCAGCAACAACGCGCGCTCGGCCCCGATGACAATCAACAAGTTATACGTTTGCGGGCGATCGCCCAAAAACTCATTCCCTACACCGAGCGCTGGAACCCGCGCGCTTCCGGATGGAAATGGGAAATCAATTTAATTGCGTCGAAACAAGTTAATGCGTATTGCATGCCGGGTGGGAAAATCGCTTTCTATACCGGCATCCTCGATACCCTCAAACTCAGCGACGATGAAGTCGCCATCGTGATGGGCCATGAAATCGCCCACGCCTTGCGCGAGCATGGTGCCGAACGTGCCGGCAAAGCGGTGGTGGCGAATTTCGGTGTGCGTGTGGCCGAAGTGGTCGCCAGCGTCAAAGGTTATGACCCGTATCTGGCCGGGGCGCTGGCCGGTAAGGCCGCCAATGTTGGCATGCTGGCATTTTCGCGCCAAGATGAAAGCGAAGCCGATCTGGTCGGCCTCGACTTGGCCGCGCGGGCTGGTTACGATCCGCGCGCCGGTGTTGTGTTGTGGAAAAAAATGGCGATGGTCAACAAGAGCGCGCCGCCCCAATGGTTGTCTACCCATCCGGCCGGCGATAGCCGGATTGCTGCCATTACGCGCCATTTGCCCGAAGTCATGCCCTTGTATCTCCACTCGAAAGGGCTGTCGGCCACGGCCATCGCGCCTTATCGTAGCAATGTCAAAGGCATCACGCCGGTGTCGTATCCTTGAGGGGATAGAGCCTTGAAGCACTTTCTTAGCATGAAATCCCCGACATTGCCGTAAATCTCCTTACCGTTCGACCGAAAAAAATGCCCTGTGTGGCGTTTTTTTCACACCTGCGCACCCCCGCCGCTTGTGTCATCAACCCTTCATAATTTAATGTAACACTGCGTCGGCTTATGAATCAGTCCGTTCATTGTTCGAGCTCCGTAGTGATGAAAGTTCGAGCCTGTGCTTTTTTTTGCGAAAAAAAGCAAACGATTGCGCGTCCACATTTTTTCTCGCGTAACGATGGACGCAAGCACCATTTAAGGCCTGAGCCCGGCCCAGGTTTTTACCGATTTTATTTATTTCCGTCATTCATCAGGAGCAGTTCATGAAACAATCCACCATCTCGTCGACGTTCAAGCCGCGTCTATCGCTGCTGGCCGTCGCCTGCCAATTGGCGTGTCTGAGCTTTAGCCCGGCGTATGCGCAGCAAAGCGATAGCAATAACGATCCGGTCGATTCCAAACAAGTCACCATCACCGGCAAAAAAGTCGGCATGGGCTTGATGGTGCAAGAAAATGCGCCAAAAGCACGCAGCACCATCAATGCCGAAGAATTGACGAAACTGCGTCCGACCGGCAATGCTTACCAAGCCTTGGAACTCATGCCTTCGGTAAACAGCTACAACTACGATGCGACCGGTCTGTTCGGCGGTGGTTTGACACTGCGCGGCTTTAACAGCGATCAAATCGGCCTGACCATCAACGGCGTGCCAGTCAATGATTCCGGTTCCTTCTCGGTGTTCCCACAAGAATTCGTCGACCAAGAAAATACCTGCACCCAATTCGTGACACAAGGTTCGACCGACGTTGATTCACCACAAATCGGCGCGACCGGCGGCATCATCGGCATCACCACCTGTGATCCGTCCAAGGAAAAGAATTTCCGCGTCATGCAAACGGTGGGTGAACTCAATATGTGGAAAACCTACATGCGCTATGACACCGGCCTGTTGGCCGATGGTAAAACCCGCATTTTCGTTTCCGCCT
The sequence above is drawn from the Undibacterium sp. CCC3.4 genome and encodes:
- a CDS encoding PTS fructose transporter subunit IIA translates to MVAILLMTHAPLGSAFIAAATHVFRGRPERLEAIDVQADQNTDEVNQLARAAVERLNDGSGVLVMTDIMGGTPSNCCRALGEPDQVAIIAGISLPMLLRAITYRSDVLDVVVEMALAGGQNGALRIDNRVRLGPN
- a CDS encoding M48 family metallopeptidase, which encodes MKCSTSLLIGLAAWQFGATALAQERAADDGVKVGNMSMFRKLAPTGTLEKQAAAQYAQTIGQAQQQRALGPDDNQQVIRLRAIAQKLIPYTERWNPRASGWKWEINLIASKQVNAYCMPGGKIAFYTGILDTLKLSDDEVAIVMGHEIAHALREHGAERAGKAVVANFGVRVAEVVASVKGYDPYLAGALAGKAANVGMLAFSRQDESEADLVGLDLAARAGYDPRAGVVLWKKMAMVNKSAPPQWLSTHPAGDSRIAAITRHLPEVMPLYLHSKGLSATAIAPYRSNVKGITPVSYP
- a CDS encoding HPr family phosphocarrier protein codes for the protein MIQKEIEIVNKLGLHARASAKFTQTASKFKCEVWVTRNSRRVNGKSIMGVMMLAAGKGSKIMLDTEGVDELECMEAMQALISDKFGEGE
- the metX gene encoding homoserine O-succinyltransferase MetX — translated: MSVSPQSVGPVTPQAWFFEEALPLQSGAVLAAYTLMIETYGTLNAEKSNAVLICHALNASHHVAGYYPEQTKNVGWWDNMIGPGKPVDTDHFFVIGVNNLGSCFGSTGPMHINPASGKPYGADFPVVTVEDWVNAQARVADRFGIAQFAAVMGGSLGGMQALAWSILYPQRLQHCVVIASTPKLSAQNIAFNDVARQAILTDPDFHGGDFYAHGVVPRNGLRVARMIGHITYLSNDDMAEKFGRDLKSDDYQFGFGVDFEIESYLRYQGDKFSDYFDANTYLLITKALDYFDPARHTGGDLQRALAQTAAKFLLVSFSTDWRFAPERSREIVRALVSNQRTVSYAEIDAPHGHDAFLLDDPRYLNLIAAYFARIATEVAGKPT
- the metW gene encoding methionine biosynthesis protein MetW, whose product is MNFSELSRLRPDLAFIADWIKPQTQVLDVGCGDGVMLDYLQTDRACHGYGIEIADDKVLECARRHINVIQQDMENGLGMFDDNAFDTVLCLSSLQMMKHVEPLLRDIARVGREAIVSFPNFGYWPHRTALLMGKMPVSKSLPYQWYDTPNVRCATIYDFSDLAQEVGLEVMECVALHEGKPVTWLPNWRGSLAVFRLRKLPSPKRVQSL
- the ptsP gene encoding phosphoenolpyruvate--protein phosphotransferase, with product MASFTLQGIPVSRGIAIGRAHLLRPAALDVEHYLIAQEQVEAEVLRLQAALAEVHKELQAIWADLPADAPTELGAFIDVHVLILSDPMVSEAPLDIIRSRHYNAEWALVTQVDELSAQFDEIEDEYLRERKADIQQVAERVLKVLTGSAHAVPRAEGIDERSANMIVVARDISPADMMQFRDAAFAGFVTDEGGQNSHTAIVSRSLGIAAVVGMGNASQLIDQDDWLIIDSDAGVVIVAPTSQVLEQYRERQLRLQKQRKKLGKLKKTPAITQDGVEISLLANIEMPEDAALALEAGAAGVGLFRSEFLFMERSGHEHVLPTEEEQFLAYRRAVEGMKGRPVTIRTLDVGGDKPLTANDHSILNPALGLRSIRYCLSEPQLFLTQLRAILRASVFGPVKILIPMMAHSFEVDQTLALIAQAKAALDAEHKPYDRAIPIGAMIEIPAAALALPLFIRKLDFLSIGTNDLIQYTLAIDRADHEVAHLYDDLHPAILLLLQTIVSTAKKAAIPVSICGGMAGDLRLTRLLIGMGFRELSMPAALLPEIKQAILNTNLSVLEPYVKKILRSYEPQLIRETLAAMALAEAESEIAAL